ttaggactttcaagaatagctaatgaatattaccaacgcaaattcaaagtgtcattaaagtaagtacagtttactttgtattcatgttaaatcctttcctttacagcaaaacaagagattggccacccgtggtctgagtgagctctgtctgtaacggagctccggtaacaatccccggtacaaaggtccgtcatagtgacaacgtgaacaccagaggaaaactaatattaacctcaatgctgatcgcctgtacgatatccggttaagccggagattcgatgaaaaggatcgtaataacgatattgtgattatttatgaaaaaggggttcataccctgattctgatcgtctgattgatctctgtttgtaacggagaactagtgacaaaggtccgtcatcgtgaaaacgtgatcctcagcggtacgataacattctctaatactgaatgtttgtgttatctccagtgaagccggagattcgatgaaaaagggaccgtaataatgaaactgtgaagtcttcatcggtatcacattgttaactccggttctggccgtctgcttgatctctgtttgtaccggagatccggtagcaaaggcccgtcaccgtgatatcgtgaccgttcccggtacgataacattaacctcaatgaatgattgtgttatctcccgtgaagccggccgtaacggtgtaattatgatcaaacatgacaaaggttcgtgtgtaaaaggcttcagccggagtccgagtgccggattacaccgttgcactccaaaaatctgctcctgaacgttaactagttctcacccaatgagtatccatatagcggagcataactcaaggcggagctaagcataacttcggagctaagggtgtcggtataaaacgaccccaattaatgactcatacactaacgtacctattaatagtgttagctatattaacagtaaccacatcaataaaaacgtttataatattaaacgtactatcatcaactctgatactaagaggaggcttgaataactcgtgatcgtataaaaacggagaacgggaaattcacctctcttactcgagctaacaaagaaaacgagagaaggaataactcatatctgtagaacagggaacgagcagtctctgttttcgctctcaaggttacataataaaaaaactaacatcacacaataaaacaagaacattaataaaattgattgcttttcttagtaataaccaagaacgaagaataacgtaacaaaaaaacaaggatatagtctaaatcgaagcctctgaggcgagaacaaactaagactaaatcgctaaactttaattcgctattctttaaatcgctattcttcgtaggtccaaattggacttgcaagcaaataaataccatagcaaaattaatgataacaataaaaggccataaaacgtaagtgatataaccaagatgacagagtaccagatgggcaaaattaactagaatatttaccgaagcgaacataacccaaaatggctgccgaaacctcggcaagacaatcgcttccaaaactaaaaaccaccatattggaaacagaacaaatgcccggtactgtcaaaagctgccaaaacaaactatggtacttaacataggtaagggtgaagtatcaacgtcagtcatgttgaataaacgacaatcacttcgaaaaacactgggcaaaacacttataaaCTTTGCTGGCAAGTTCAACACAGAAGGAtaacctagtgagcgcgagtggtgggtgtcggtagggtaacccaactgtattctctagggcctgtcacggccctccccctttgatgaagggattatctaaatggaagacagcctgtgaatagtgttttacaaacgcccttgttagatatacgacaccaacaaggtgctcgcgcgagggttgtaacctctgcattccatgcttttaattttctctggtatatttggaagatttatatcagaaaaagtacaaagaaggactttttcgccggccgtcacaggttcgacccagaaatacattattacctgtaggtttcttcagagatggtcttgatatgttgggatttacattgtgtttttctttgtatccttttgatctaattgttgaggtggatggtggacctcaactttaatttctgatttaatcaatttatcttccagttcattagaaacataaacagacaaaacatcaaacttATTTGATGTCAtcactttaatgtttctaatggaggggggttAAAGAgattgaggtctctctctcttatgattaatagatggtgagattgtaggtttttgcacctttcccactacaggtgcatcatgtaagttggttttaagtggaacctccatcaaatcaaggaaggacatggcctgagagaggtctgtactagtttttgtaatgggggacaaaggctgTACAGAGATGGGAAATGCCCTAGAGTTAATACAccatggtaaagcctcaggaggtaatatgcttaccttatcattcagcattttatcagatggtatatttctttttctagagctattggcagtactaggtgggtttgattttaatgctacAGACTATGCGCTCCTCCGCTGGTCAAGTATGGCCGTTGGCCCATCGCTGCATGAAGGAGTGCGGTGTCAAGTGCTGTAAAAtttaaattacaattattatttcaaCTTAATTACTGAAGAAAAAACATCTGGGATAGCAAACTAACCCGCATAACAGGAAAGGTGTTCTCCCccaattttagtcttatggaagtgttttaaacattatagatgtagtttaagcaaagatctgacagtaattttaatcttctgaaaGAGTTTTAATTGGCAGAGGATCTGCCGGCCCCCTCACAACGAGGGAGAGCTGCGACGTCAGCGaagagcaagaccgaagtcaagctctggGAAGGATGCAAGTAGTCTTCCTTTAAAGAGCTCACAGAGAAAGAGTGACGTTAACATCTGAATGGAGGAGTATTTACACAAAGTTCTTCCTCGGGGATGAATCCCCTGCGACAGAGGCTGGGTCACTTGGGGCAGACCACCAGCCTACGAGTTGTCCGGTGTCCAAGGAGGGAAGATAGTAAGAGAAGGTTCTCCGCCCTCGAGAACCTGCCGCACTACGCTGTtacacaaacagcaacattcactgtAGTGAAAAGAaagctttaatatatataaaaacattacatgaatgttttcatgttttcagttgttataaaaatatacagtatgcttattttaaagagactggagagaaagattgatgaaaagccgagagatgaacaagcaggattcaaaaaacgtagaaattgcactgaccaaattttcattttgagacatgttgcacagcaatgcgtagaatatagaaatccccctttaatgacatttgtggactatgaaaaagcctttgatagtgtgccccggccaattttgtagagtcatgcgttatcatggaattcctcttaagcaTATAAacttgattgtctgttcatgagcatagcaagagcaaagtaaatgttaatggagtcttatcaaatgaatttccagtgaacagcagagtactctaaggggatatgttgtcacctatgttattcatcctactcttggattttgtaatatgtagaacagtcagagatgggggagaaggatatgattggattggtgatagtaatttagcagacgtagagtatgctgttgatgctgttcttgttagcagaacaccacaggatttgcaatgcttgcttaccagaatgcatgaaatatcacacgaggttgggctcaagagtaTGCAATGCAAGACaaaatatcattggcaggagaaagaattaatgaggtagaatcctttaagtatttaagaactatgatctccaacactgggtctttagaattagagtttagtgaaaaactgaaaaaagtaaatcagacaatggctaggttaagtaaaatttggaaattaaattgcctgaaattacatataaaaatcagactatatatcagtttagtgagatcggtgttactctaatgacatgagtcatggtatgacaatgaaacaatctccaatagatttagtagatttgaggacaaagccctcataaggatattgggagttaaatggcaggacaggattagaaatgaggctataagagagattactcgagtgccatgtgtggatgagatcatgatgaggggtagatggagatggtttgggcatgctctttgcactccccaagagagattagttcaccaaatgttcagctgggtttCACATTGCAttaagttggaagacctaggtctacatggctgaggaatatgaagcacaaagtagatgatgaatggagaagtattgaattaaaagttcaagatagagacgactggcaaaatctagctaaggccctttgcgtaggaggagatgattataaaAACATAAGTCTatataagaatataagaaaaaatccAAATGTCCGGTTAAGTTTGGTGCGGAGAGAGAGACAAAGTCTCTCTCACTGATCCAAATGCAAATAGTGGGTGCTCAGACCCAGGTGTGTCAGTGAGCGGGTTGTGTAATAACCCCtccctaaaagtcttatggcttgtctttcagcttcgccgaaagtaatatcccctacaAATAGTGAAGGTTTGAATAGAGTGACAGAACAAAGAATTAGTGGAACCAATCCAAGGATGAGGCAATGCTGTTTTTCGAGGGAAAATGACAGAGCCTCCCTACCCTTAAGCTTGACCGCAAGTCAGATGACCATTGCTCTTACCGAGCACCCACCGGAGGAAGATGGCAGGGAAGAGTCAAAAGGGAGTGTTCCAGGAGAAGAAGCAAGCCTAGACTTTTTAGATTTTGAGAAAGACCCCAAAAGTGAAGAATCTATTTCAGCCTTCTTCTTCCTCTGCCAAACAacacccactgggaggatggccactccctactCTCCTCACAAGATGAGGCTTAAGAGTATACATACCTCGGCACGAATGGTAAAACCTGTGAGGGTCTACAGTACCTCCCCATTGCTCATATAAATCCTGTAAGTCTTAGGCAGGATTTCAAGACATGTCCGCATGATCATAAACTATTAGCAAACACACagctggaagaaaaagcaaaaaataggTTAATGCAAAAAGTATAAACTGCCAAATATCCACAGCCAAGCATAACAATTTCTCTGTAACAACTGAAATTCAATTGGGGCTCGACCCTGCGGCCAATAGGGGAACTACCCTTTCTGTTGTTTACACTTCGTTAAAAGTTTATTCACCATATTCCACCCTTAGTTGTAATTCTACTCTTAtagtaaaaaacaatggtttgtatttgtaaaGGAACAAGTAAgatttctcaaaattattattattcacatagaTTTATAAAACTTGAATGCAGATGCAGTACTTACAATTTCATTCACATTTTCCTTTGGTGTGATCTTCATTAAATGAAAGTTAATTTCTTTATTCTTGAACCTTTTACTTCTCAAATGTGGGGAGTAGAAACTGCTACCTGGGGCTATGTCAAGTTCCTCAATATCAAAGTAATATAGGAATGGGACTCTCAACCTCCTGCTTGTAATATTATGAGAGGATGATGTTAAGTGTTCATACACATGATCTGGCACATATAAGTACAAGACAGGAAAAATGTCTTCGAAAAAACAGCACTGAAAGGTATAACTAAGTGTTAACCTATGAAGGAATGACATTTCACTTAGAGAGGCTACAATCCTAACTTTAGACTCTTGTTGCTTCTTAACATGAAGAGGTTTTAAGAGCTGTGATAACCTGTCTGCCTCCTCCTCTCGATCTGGTTCTCTTTTATTAATTGTATAATACCAATAAAACTTAAACAAATCAAGACAATGCAATTCTAAACGAGTAGCATACGCATTCATTTCAGATCGTAAATACATTAAAAACTCAGTATTTGGTTCATATCCAACAACTTTATGGACTGTTTGTTCAAGAATAGTTTTTGTAAGAATACCAGATCCAAGATTAGCCTCAGCTATTACATCTCCTTCTCTCAGATCTCTTTTTAAATGTTTTACAAGTGTATCTGCAGCATCCTGTCTGACAATGTAACATAAATTTTTGAATTTTACAGCTTTCATTAAATTCATTATATTCTGTTGGTCACAATTCAGCTGCACATTACTACTGTCATATTTGTAATTAGTTTTTCTGTCTACATTTTTACTTCTTTCCTTCAAACCATTTTCATCATTAAAATCCTTTGGATTTGATTTAAGCCGCTTTCTTCTTTCATACACAAGTAAATTACTTATGACTGAAGTATTCTCTTTATCATCAACTGGACTGGACATAGAACGACTTCCTGTACGAGAATACAATGATTTCATGCTGCACTTCCATAGACTTAGTTGACATTTTAGCTTTAAGCTCCTCTGCAGTGGTCCTTGCACAATCATTCCTGAAACTATGGTAAAATGATTaacttttaaagaaatttttatttattctgaGTAGGACAAAATTACTCTTAGGCTCATGACTTTTGGCTGGGGATAAAATTTACACACCTGCAGATGAATATTTTTTGCACCTCAGTATGACTAAACTAAAACATATATGAACTTCTGGTTTATTGCATATTGAGGAATAATTGCACATGCTAATTCTGGAAACAGAATATCATTGCaatttttacaaatattcaaaaaaccccgaaaaaattatgaaaattttgttaaaaaaaaaaattaaatattcataaatatgacaaattaggaagtaatatgttatttctattaataaaataaatttttgaatatacttacccgataatcatgtagctgtcaactccgttgcccgacagaattctatggagggatacgccagctatcacaatactagaagggggtgtacttaccagcgccacctgtggccaggtactcaagtacttcttgttgacacctcctcaattattcctcggtccactggttctctctggggaggaagggagggtcgattaaatcatgattatcgggtaagtatattcaaaaatttattttattaataaaaataacatttttcaatattaaacttacccgataatcatgtagctgattcacacccagggaggtgggtgaaaaccagtgtacaagattaaaggatagctaagtatcccatatttcatataacagttatctcaaataacaatgaaataataagtacctggtaaggaagtcgaatagaaccgttactctgcctctttatttaaagttcgtcttccttactgagcgcaacgttcctcttggaggctgaatcaacccaaaggtgccaaagtacacggggttgcaacccctactaaaggacctctaccaaacctttaacccaggcgcttctcaagaatgaatagaccacccgccaaatccaaggatgcggaaggcttcttagcctaccgtaacaaccataaaaacaacaataaaagtattcaagagaaaggttaaaaaaggttatgggattaagggaatgtagtggctgagccctcacctactactgcactcgctgctacgaatggttccagggtgtagcagttctcgtaaagagactggacatctttcagataaaatgatgcaaacactgacttgctcctccaataggttgcatccattatgctctgcagagaacggtttttattaaaggccatcgaagtagctacggctcttacttcgtgggtccttaccttcagcaatgcaaggtcttcctcctttaagtgagaatgtgcttctctgatcagaagccttatataatacgaaagcccattcttggacatgggtctcgagggtttcttgatggcacaccataaggcttctgactgtcctcgaataggtttagacctcttaagataatatttgagagctctgacagggcaaagaactctctctagttcgttacctaccatgttggagaggctaggtatttcgaacgatctaggccaaggacgtgaaggaagctcgttctttgctaggaatccaagctgaaaagaacatgttgcagattcggttgtgaaaccaatgttcttgctgaaggcatgaacctcactgactctcttagctgttgcaaggcaaacgagaaaaagagtcttgagggtaaggtccttgaaggaagctgactggagaggttcgaacctagatgtcataa
The genomic region above belongs to Palaemon carinicauda isolate YSFRI2023 chromosome 45, ASM3689809v2, whole genome shotgun sequence and contains:
- the mtTFB2 gene encoding dimethyladenosine transferase 2, mitochondrial, producing the protein MIVQGPLQRSLKLKCQLSLWKCSMKSLYSRTGSRSMSSPVDDKENTSVISNLLVYERRKRLKSNPKDFNDENGLKERSKNVDRKTNYKYDSSNVQLNCDQQNIMNLMKAVKFKNLCYIVRQDAADTLVKHLKRDLREGDVIAEANLGSGILTKTILEQTVHKVVGYEPNTEFLMYLRSEMNAYATRLELHCLDLFKFYWYYTINKREPDREEEADRLSQLLKPLHVKKQQESKVRIVASLSEMSFLHRLTLSYTFQCCFFEDIFPVLYLYVPDHVYEHLTSSSHNITSRRLRVPFLYYFDIEELDIAPGSSFYSPHLRSKRFKNKEINFHLMKITPKENVNEIAAKHELPTFHYFMRCLINARSGESLIFHMEKWIPGCGIDYIKNGFRMFVHPRELKSEQLLSAYRLFTSLPSFRECMFHQFCKNWTIQFGLKNDEIPQKMEMEDIADKEIELFDDGAHDLTDDDEICKKDIDC